The Hymenobacter oligotrophus genome segment CGGGGCTTTGGTCGCGGTCGGAGGCGTAATAGATTTCGGTACGGTTGCAGGTGCTCAGCACGAGCAGATCGGACAAGCCGAGCTCCTGATGAAGCGTGTCGAGAAAGCGACGGCAGGCCGGTTCATCCAACGCAATCAGCTCGCGAATCGCGAGCGGGGCGGTTTTATAGGATAGCCCTACGGCCTTAAACGGGTGGGTCATAGCTGGTGCTACGGGCGACGTAGAAGTGGAATGCAAAATTACGGCGCAATTCGCTAGGGAAAAACACCGAAAAATGTAAAGCGGTTCGGGCAGAGGCTGAAGTAGGCTTATTTAACGTTAAAGCGGCTTTGGCGCTCGGCGAGTTGATAAAAATCAACTTTTTGGGGCCGCCGAAACGCCTTGCCAACAACACGTTAAACGTACTACCGAAGCGCGCGTTGGTCAATCGCCTAATCATGTGATGAGCCAGAGCTTGTTGAAAAAATACCGGCGTCACCCCGGCACCGTGCACCCCTCGCGGGCCCTAGGTGTTCGGCGAGGCCCCGCTGCATTGCAGGCCAACCCGGCATCGGTAGGCCTAGGTGCTGCGTACTTTCGCAACCATGCAAGCGTTGCCGGTAGCTAACCGGTTAGCGGTTGCTGTTGTTTGTTTTTGCCTGTGCTTCCCATCTACGACCAAAAATCCCGGATTAAGCTGCTCATCGTGGTAATGGCGCTGGTAATCGGTGCCGTTACGGTGGTGTATACCAATTTGCTGGTGCGCCGCCTCTCGGAGCGCGAGCAGCAGCAAATCGACTTGTATGCCAAGGCCTTGCGCTTTGTCATCAACTCCGAGTCCGACGACACGAACATTCAGTTTGCCTCCACCGAAATCATTGAGGCCAACAAAACCATTCCGGTAATCTGGGCCGATGCCGAGGGCACGGTGCTCGATTACCGCAACCTCGATGTGCCGGCCCGCCTCAACGAAGCCGAACGCGAGCGGCTGCTGCACCGCGAAATCGACGAAATGCGTAGCCAGCACCCGCCCATTGTAGTGGAGCTGGGCGCCGGGTTGCGTAACTACATTTATTACAAAGATTCAGTGATTCTAAGCCAGTTGCGCACATATCCGCTGGTGCAGCTGGCCGTTATTGCCTCATTGGCGGTAGTGGCGTACTTCGCCTTCAGCTACTCGCGCCGGGCCGAGCAAAACCGCGTGTGGGTGGGCTTGGCCAAGGAAACCGCGCACCAGCTGGGCACCCCGCTCAGCAGCCTGATGGCCTGGCAGAGCTACATGAAGGATTCGCCTAGGTTCGAGGGCGAGCCGGTGGTGGAGGAGCTGGCCAAGGACATCCGTCGGCTCGAAATTATCACGGAGCGCTTCTCCAACATCGGCTCGGTGCCGGTGCTCAAGGACGAGGACATTTACCAAGTGGCCGAGCGCGCCGTGGATTACCTC includes the following:
- a CDS encoding ATP-binding protein → MLPIYDQKSRIKLLIVVMALVIGAVTVVYTNLLVRRLSEREQQQIDLYAKALRFVINSESDDTNIQFASTEIIEANKTIPVIWADAEGTVLDYRNLDVPARLNEAERERLLHREIDEMRSQHPPIVVELGAGLRNYIYYKDSVILSQLRTYPLVQLAVIASLAVVAYFAFSYSRRAEQNRVWVGLAKETAHQLGTPLSSLMAWQSYMKDSPRFEGEPVVEELAKDIRRLEIITERFSNIGSVPVLKDEDIYQVAERAVDYLKVRVSRKVVFKVESLLPPGATARVNVPLLEWVIENVCKNAVDAMDGRGSITLVLRHGGRNHKQIALDITDTGKGIPKSKFETVFLPGYTTKKRGWGLGLALAKRIIENYHKGRLYVRWSEVGKGTTFRVLLNA